The following DNA comes from Xiphophorus hellerii strain 12219 chromosome 5, Xiphophorus_hellerii-4.1, whole genome shotgun sequence.
TCCACAAGAGCTAACACGAAACAGAGACTCGTGCAGAATGAAATGCGAATCATGGGCCCACAGCCAATCAAAAACACGTCAATGTTAACAAACGTGTGCCatcctattttattttttactttgtcatGTACAGCACTTGTATATACGTTACAAACGGTAGAGCGAGAGCTGGGATTGGACTAGTGTTGGATTAAAGATTGACTCTGATTACACCAGGAGGTGACAGGTTTTTAGACTGACATAATCTAATTTTATTAACCAAACTAAACGattatttggtgtttttgtgttcaTGCAAGtagtgcatttattttcatcatgGTGTAACCATCTTCACTGATCGGCACCACTgctatggagaaaaaaagaagaagcacgTTCTGTTTCATTTCAGATGTAAGATTGTTTTTCATGGCCAAAAATGGACAGCTGaaacttttgttgttgttgtttttattctgtagATAGCTCACTCTATATTTCTTCCTTTGGATCTATTTTTGCTGAACTAAATAAGCGTGTATAGTGgggaaaaaataggaaaaagacAGGGAAAGAGAGCTCTTAAAGATGTAGTATTTTAATGTGTGACTCCTTGGAGATTTACCTCAGTTCTGTTTGCTTTGTGGCGATCACCTGaattcctgaaaaaaaacaaaaaacaaaagtaaagcaTTTTGTTGAGTTTTAAATGACAAACACTTTGATGATTTATCCACCACCTGTGTTAAGATCTAGAGGTCTTAACCAAATCTTTCGGGGTAACAGGCCAGCTCTGGGTATTACTTTAGGATTAGAATCACATGGACAAGGCTCTACATGTCAGCCAAAATTGTGCCTTCACCTTCAGTTTACACCTTTGCAGCCCTCTCCCACTTTATCAACCTGAATAACGGTCATTACCACAAGTTTGCCTTTATTACTTGACTCAAATGTTTTATACTGACCCTTTTGACATgtagttgtctttttttatgtgagTAATAATGCATTGTGTGTCACATCTTTGCTTCTTCCATTTTGTATAATTCTGGTTAGTTTTGTAAAGTGTTTGGTATACACTCACTCGAGTATTTTTGCTTCCTTACAAAAAAGCAATGTTGAAATATTATTGTCATCtattaaatcaatttatttataaaaaaaaaagaactgtgtGTGAGACTTATTCTGTGCAATAAGTATGTGAAGggtgaaaaagtaaataaataacatggtgCTGACGCGTTAACTGTAACAACAACACAATCAGAGCCCCACCAACCTAAGCTGTttactgtgtttgtgtgtgtggtgtgagGCTAAAATTGACTACTAATTCCCCACGTTTAATCGGCTGGGGACTGCGTGTTACTGAGGGGCACAAAGGGAGCCTTTCAGTCGCCAAGAGGGAtgcggagagagagagaaggagggagTGTGCAAGGAGCAAGAGGCAAAGCCAATTTCAGCCCAGGAACCAGTGCACACTTGGACTTTTGTGCATGGCTTTTCCTCTCACGCTACCCCGTCCTCACCACCTGAGGCTCCCTCCCTGCTTCCACGTTCAGCTGCAGTTTAAACTCATTAGGAGGGCATCCAAAATTCAAATGTCAAGTTCACTGCTGGGTCTATGTTTCAGAACACAATCCTAGTAAGCACGGTTCTATACTTAAAAAGTTTTGGATGTAGAGTACAGAGTTGGagttctaaaataataatagtactTAAACTTTTCTACAATTTGTGGTGCAAAACAGCatagtgcaaaaaaaatgtgaaaggaTACTGAGAGAtggttttcaaagaaaatgtgaaaagagtTACATTGTTTTGATTTCAGTTCCCAACTTTTTGTAGAAACTGCTTTTGTTGCAGTTATAGCTAcaactttttggaaaatatagCTTAGCATGTTTAAGCTAACATTCCCGTCTTATCATATTTGAAAAAGAGCTCAGGCACATTGAATGGAGTGCATTTGTTTTAGAGacagatttttaattgtatttatgtttggaCCATTCTAGCATATTATGTATGTATGTTCAGGCTTGTCACGATCCAAGAAAGATAAATCTTCAGGACAGTCTCATCATTTGCAGACtaagattttcttccaggattgccctgcactgatttgttttcattttcttttcctgtttttgttttttaagctttttctgtttttcttttttattgtattgtattttgttgtgttgACAGGTTCCCACCCGAGCTGTGGCTTTCTGCAGTTCTTCCAGTCACAACGCCACCCCGGTCCCTTCAACTCTTAATGCTCTCCTTGTCAGTTTAagtgaaaagagaaaattcaaaattgaGTAAAAAGAAACTCTACATTGTGtaattttccaaattaaaagagaagagacagggagctttagaaaagaaaaatctaaataaaggtggtcaatttgaaaaaaacaaacaaacaaaaaacagaacctCCCAAGCCTTCCAAGTAAAAACACGAATTACTTTAACCTgaaaaaatttacaattttgaCAACTTTTCTCAAGTTACAGagtaaatgtaaccagttaCTATACCCACGGCTCGCTTCATGTTCGAAGAACGATGTTTTCAACCAAGGATGCGTGCGAGTCCACCTCCAGTCCAGGTGGTGGCAGTAATTTGCCTGAAAATTCAAAATAGGCGCGGCAAAGCTGCGGTGGAAGTGAAGAGGAGAGCAGCACAGCCACTGTCTGAGCAGGTCAGCGTTACTTGTGTTATTGTTGACTTATTTAGAAACGAGGGAACTGATAGTTTATCCACAGTCCTCTTGGAAAACCTTGTTTTTATCTGTGCTGTAGCAGCATGTAGCACCGAGCTAACCTTAGAGTAATCCCCTCGTGGTAATATTGGAAACTGCAGTATGGCTTTCATCGGGACGCCGATTTGAACGCCGTTGTAAACTTTTCCATTTAACGATTGGGTCCGTTCAGTCAGCAGCAATGGACCTGAAACAGTTTGAAGCGGAGAACTCTGGCAGCTGCAGGCTGGCCTCTCGGATTCCTGATGTGTGCATGACGGAGGACTGCTGCCTGGGAGTGGATGAGGCAGGCAGAGGTCCTGTACTCGGTGCGTTATCATTTCATCATTTATCTGCTTATTTGTATTGGGACAACTGTTAAGTATTAGCAAATACCTAACATAAAAGCATTCAAAGCTAGAGCCAGTTTACAGTGACTGTCCCCAGTTGGACTTTTGGGTTAACAAGCATGTAGAATATTATTAATgggttaaaaatagaaatatgaaaCCGAGTACCATTGAATCGTGACATCCCCTGTACCTCGTAGCTTTTCTGTATATTACTTAATGCACCAGGGTGTTAAGTTTCTGGGGGAAACAATAAATGCataatttagttaaaaacattttcttgtgaaATAGCATCCTTACCAACTACATGTAAAAGTGTATTATCAGCAAACATATGGAAACCTGCACCAAGACATAGTGAAATTACTGTTTTTTGTCTCTGATGACAAGGTTCATGGcttacaaaaaatgaataaagccaGTCTGAACATATTTTGGAGAAATGGACATAATAACATCTGGATATTATGGTTTAAAGGTCTAGACACCCTTTTGAAATTCAGCGTCAAATACGTCACCCTGATcctaattatatatataatttcttgGAATACTTacaatgttctttttctgattcAGGACCGATGGTGTATGGGATTTGTTTTTGTCCCGTTTCAAAAAAGGAGGAGCTGAAGGATCTGAAAGTAGCAGGTAATCCTCCTTTTTCCTCTCGGAAGAATAGTCCTTGTTTAAACTGAGTTTATTTGCTAATTTCCTCAGACaaacacacgcatgcacacccccacacacacatcgtTCTTTAAGAAGCCTCAATCTGAAGCATTTAATCTCTTAATAAGACGTTTCTTTGTCTTTGGTTAGATTCAAAGACGCTAAATGAGGCTGAAAGAGAGAATCTGttccaaaaactggatgaagcACAAAGCTACGTAGGCTGGGCTTTGCAGATTCTTTCGCCCAACATGATCTCCACCAGCATGTTGCAAAGGTAGGGCACATTGAGCTCATATATGTGCCAGCCTGAGATGGTACTTGCACacacaataatattgtttttaattttggtttaagGACAAAATACAACCTGAATGCCCTGTCACATGATACAGCCATTTGTCTGATTCAGTATGCCTTGGACAGTGGAGTACAGCTTAAAGAGGTTTGTAAACATTACACCAAACAGTTTAATTTCTTCAATGTAGTTCTGAATATCCGCAGAGCACCTGCATCTTGATGCTTCATTATGTGCCATTTTCCCTTttctatttttccctttttactCCATAtcacctcctctctgtcctgTCCTGTCCTGTATCTCCGATGCTTTTCAGGTGTACGTGGACACAGTCGGACCAGCAGAGAAGTATGAGAAGAAGCTGTCCCAGCTTTTCCCTGGTATCCAGGTGACTGTGAGGCCTAAAGCCGACTCCCTCTTTCCTGTTGTCAGCGCGGCCAGCATCTGTGCAAAGGTCAGTCAGCCAATATGCATtgctgtccttttttttttctcttgttgaTCATGTCTCGTCCTGTTTCTAGCGTTTGTTTGACCTGATTTACATTCAGAACATTTCTAAAGATAATGCAAAAATCATTATACTTCCTTGGAAATCTAAATCTCTTCTGGatagaaatgtcattttatatttgtataatACAAGTGTTGTCTAAATGATAAAACCTTTCCTGATCAATTTTAAGACATGTAATTTCCTTTGCTGCTTCATCATAgggatgtttttattgttgcctCACATTGACCTCCTTTTAAAGGTTTAGCTTTTGctattttcctgttttccttcttGTCCGgcagctgcttttttttgttgctgctggcattcttctgtttttatgtctgtttgtaCATGAAGATACTCCATGTTCACCAGCATCAATGTTCTTGTTGTGTGGtaagaaacaggaaaaactgcACTACTGATGACATACGGCAGGTTTCTGTCACCCATTCCAGTCATGTAGCAAAGACCTGGTGGTgcaaatgtgaataaaattcCCTGACTAATGAATCcacaagtttcactttctgaaatgagagACAACAGTTATTGGTCTCTCTACGGTTATGAGCTGTACTTTTATAGTTatgttttcttgctttattttcacAGTGAAAGTTCTGGTTGTGGTTTTCAGGTTGCCAGAGATCGCGTTGTGAAAGGCTGGAACTTTGCAGAAGACCTGGGGGAGATAGATACAGATTATGGCTCAGGGTATCCCAATGGTAACAACATTTGACATGTCAAAGTgcaacatattttcatattctCAGTGTGCTGCATAGATTTAGAGATTTGTCTCTAAACAAAGGCCAAAGTGGGAAAATGATGtcaaaactttctgttttctgttgctaGACCCCAAAACTAAAGAGTGGCTGCTGAAGTACCTGGACCCTGTGTTTGGTTATCCTCAGTTTGTCAGATTCAGCTGGAGCACGGCTCAGACTCTCATGGACAGCAAGGCAGCGCCTGTACACTGGTGAGGAGCCTGAGGACTTTTTCCAGGCATAAAGAAAATTGTTGgaagataaaaatgaaacttaGTGGAAACCTCTGATCTGTAAATCACACTTTAGGTGTGTGAAAATCCTTTGACATCAGGAGACGAGCTCTAACCACTTTATCAACAAAAACCTCTTTAATCTGTGTACTTAgggatgatgatgaagaggatggGGAGAAGGCGGCTCAGCGGCAGAACAACCGTTCCATGTTGTCTTACTTTAGCGCATCAGCAGAAGGCGACAGAGCTCAGCAGACACACCGTTTCTTCTCGGAGAGGAGGCTGAAGAGTTTAAAGTCACTCTGAAAGGGCATCAGAACATGTGACTCATATCCTGGACATTAGAGGCTGATTTGGAGAATATTCTCCAGCAGCACAAACGACTAAGATGTTCACAGAGTGTGAAAAATCATCATTGGCTGATTTATTCGTGATCTATACTGCAATCtttgatattattttaataaataaaataattcgtTAAACATGGTTTCTCCAGATTCTTGTTCAAAAAAGTTCACTGAGCACCTGGTCAcagtatattttatgtaaagaCTCAGGTTTGGAGCGCTGTAGTGGTTAAGTTTCAAACAAAACACTATATACACCAACAAAAGATAAAAGGACTGTAATTCTATAGCTCTTTTTTTAGCCAATCAGGTCACTCAAAGTGTTTTGCATCACTGTCTCATCTGTGCTCCCATTTACCCATCCAcacatattcattcattcagtatGTTTAGTGTGTGCTCAGGAATCTATCATGATTGTAGAGGTCAAATGTTATGCATAAGATATAGAATTCGATATTGAATATCTTTAACTGTCTACGTGTGGTAAAGTAGGGCCCCAAATATCCaggttcatccatccatttaatCAATGGatcaattaaaaagaaaaaaaagtatgataaataaaagataaataccATTTGTTTTTCCCAACATGTTcccttttaagattttaatatgTCAAAAACTTTgctctaagaaaaaaaaaaaacatctgcataTTATGGGTGACCATATTTGTATTATTCTTGAATCAGTTGAGAGCCCAAATGACCCGTGGGTCGCATTTTGAACACTTCTGgtttaataatattattgcaaatGAAATTTTGTACAAAAGTATcgcattgaaatgtttttctgctaCCATGTAGTTTTATTAAGGAGTAACACAAATATAACCAGCCACCATTAGGTGAGCTCTGTGCCttgctttgtgtgtttaaaaTTTGCTGTTCTGTAGTTTGAGAACAGCGTGGATAAGAGTGACTCTCCTTGTTTTTCTTAACTTGAGTTATTTCCAGCTGCAAAATATGTCTATCTGgaatctaaaagaaaatttgaGAAGCCTTGAAGAGCTGACCATCAGAGCGCAGCAGCAGGTGAGGAAGTGTCGTTGTTGCATTACTTTGTGCCCCATACACCCAAAGAATACTTCTGTCATTTTGACACTTTCTCTGGTATATCGTTAAAAGTACTTTGTTCTGTAGGGATGATATTGTGACTTTAAAATTTCACCTTGGTATTAGAAACCAATCCATGCCTAGTTTCAAtagggaaaaaatattttacttttcattcatCAAGCCAGAGACAACAGCTTCTAATACACAATACCTCTAATATTTTTCTTCGTAGGGAAAAGACAGCTGAAATACAAAGTTAAAGTGATTATGTTGAATGTGATTCTACAAAACGATTAAAGTCCAATGTTAAATGTGGCCTCTAGAGGATTTtctgttaataaaatatataaagtgCACCTGGAGGTGTATAAGATTATTCAGATCCAAACAGACCCTAAAGATGTATTACATGCTATCTTTCTGTAGACCACGCATTCTAACATTTGCACCTTTCACCTTTCTGCACACTCTGAGCAGAGCCAtctttttttctagtttttaatgttgcttttatCACTATGACAACAAATCTGAGGTAACATTTGGAAGAGGCTTCTTGATATTactgcatatttttttccacctttctgAAATCAGCACCAGTTCAACAAGACATACATTGGTGGAAGCCAGAGGAGTCTCAAACTCATCCACTAGAGGTCTCACATTGTTCTGGTTCCTCAGACTATTCATTAAGATGCCTCATGCTAAACATACAACCACACTTTATGGTACAAGGACACGAGAAAGCTGACCACAAGAGCCAGATAATATggctttgcaaaaaaagaaaaagaaaatcgtAATTGTAAGAACTCTTAACTCGTGGTAGCTATTGAAGGCATATTCATCAGTCCAGGTGTTTTAGCTTCCATGAGGTTTTTGTCTCGACTCCTGGATCCTCTTCCCACAGTTCATAGCTAAGGCAGAGACAGCAAACGAAGACAGGATCACAATTGAAGTCCCCACAAAGTGAGATGAGACTCCTCTGGGTGCCGCTCGCATGGCTCTCCTGGGGAAGGCCTCTCTGTTGAAGGCTGCGCTGGCGTTCAGGGTCTGAGCTGCAGGATCCATGTTTACAGATTGTGGCTGGGTGGAAGAAAGCTGAAGTTGAGGTGAGGAGCTCAGGGCGTGCTGCGGCCTCACCAGGAAGTTTCTGGATCTCTGTGTACTCACCCGCCTGTTTCAGGTCTGAATAGGACACGTGTAATCTGGCATCTACCTCAAACCCTTTTTGTGCATCCTTTTATAACCTTGTGAGGCTGCTCCTCTTATTATTTTAAGCCTGGCTTCCTGCAACGTCAATGGGATCAGAAATAGTTAGCCCAATAGCCTACAATGGGCTAAGCTGGTTATCTATCTCAGCTTACGAGTGAGTAATGTAATACTATTATATCATCCTGCCATTGTTCCAAAGCAACTGGACTTTTTCTGAACATTGACATTAGAAAACTTTCCACTTTAAATATCAATGAACAATTTTTACCAAAGACTCCCTGAACCAGACCTATTTATTACAGGTAAATAAATCTCACTAGCTGGAGCATTCTTTGATATTAAGATAGCACTGAAAGTAAAGTTAAAATAGCTCAAAAAATAGCAGCAAAGGATatcatgtttctgttctttcacatgtatttgtcaaaacaaaataggattttgaaacattttcaacaattttgcttataatgataataataacttAATGCTAATCTGTTAAGAGATGCAACTGTgataaatgtgtcattttaaactACCAGCCAGGACATCGTGACCATCCACTATTTTGTGTATTCAGTCTACACTGTTAAACTACATAAAGTTTGGGGTTGTAACacaattaaatatgaaaaaggtCCAATGTTATTGATGCTCTACAAACTTCTTTGTAAAAAGTCAATTCCAGGTGCAACATATGACTCGTTTGTAGAGCAGGTGCACTATATCGAGAGGTTACATCTCTCCAAACAGTGGTCACTGAGTTGATTCTCGGCCCTGGGTgccatgaaaatattttctaaaataggTGAAGGCTGTACTGAggatgaatatgttttgtttttaaatgttgtcaaataacatgaaaactttaaatatttcacattgacaGGGTGATTTTGGCACTTTGTGCTCCCACTGAGATTTCAAACACTGAATGTGGAAAAGTACCAACAAGCTACTCATTCCTGAATTAGTTACATGGATCCACTTGTCACAGACATCTAAGCTTTACTATTTATAGGGAATAACTGATGTGGTTTGACATCTGAGCACTTGTTAAAAGTTACTGAGTTACCAGCTAGGAAAAAGCTTTCATCTATATCATAAATAAAGTTCAGTTCAACTAAAAGCACAAGTTTTTTTTGACTAGGTGTAACATAATTGGAGCCCCAGAGTCACCCAGGTTACATGAGTTCAGGAAGGGTTCTAATCCAGTAAGCTGTTACAGATAgttccagtttctttttaagaCTCCCGTACGATGGGGCTAATGGGATTAAACTTGTTCTTTTCCAACTCGGACACACAGGCTTTTAATCAATGAATGAAATCCGGAATCAAAGCGGTTGCTCCAGACCAAtacgggtttttttttaaacaacaacaacaaaaaacccattTGCATAAACAATCATGATGATTAGCAGGTTgtatttaaaatgatgaaaaaagctcaaattattttgttttagaagtAATATCCAGAAAAGTGCGTAGAtaaatatacatacacacagATACATCCACAGACATTGCACTCAGAGAAGTACGGTGCATCAACAGAATACTATCAACTCTATTGTAGGTGTGTTAATACACACACCTTTAAAAAAGTAGccttgcaaattaaatattgaagaaCTTTGATTCATAACACAAACATTAAGGACAAATAGGTTTtatactgttttttaaaatatcagaaaagaGATGAAAAATTGCACCTAGTTCAGCAGAAAACAGCAGCGTATTTCCAAAATAGTTTGATAAAACAGCCTTTGCCATCTTAATAAAAGCATTGGACGcaaattgttttataaatgcCATTGTCTGCATGAGTGACCTTTGAGGATTCTTCATTAAAGTGCGGAGCGGGCCTCTTGGCATTTATATTGGCCTCACCCAGTTTAAAGATTTAATGACAATTCAGCACATAACTCACCGCTTcagttttaattaatattcattaCACAGTGATGAAGGGTTTGCCGAGTGTCACATGCAGTAGCATCCATGAAAGCTTGTAAACCATTAATTGCTTTTCAAATGCTATAATGACTCTGTTCATAGTAAGGAAATGGTATGATTCGGAAAATTGCCCACTGCTCTTGAGGCCAATGAGAGACCAGTTCTGACAGAAAGAAGAAACTTTGCTGCAGTCACCACTGAATTACTGCACTATAAAAGCATTGGATACCATTAAAGATAACCTGTACACTGGTTCAGGAAGAATATTTGTGGCAAAGAATATTCAGGCTACTCAAACATTAAGGCTCCTTGAAATGTGGCTGCATTCAAAATGCTTATTAAATCTTTCAAACAACCACATCTGAGGCCACCCatagttttccttttcttcattgCTGTTTGTGTTACTTCTGTGTCATCTGTATCACTTTAGattgtgcaaaagtattcatacctatGGAATTTTCCcataatttattacattaaaaaacaaactttgctgTATGTTTACAGGATTTCATGGAAGAAGTGCATGATCATCAAATGAtaggaacattttatttatgcttgTTCTTTCCAAAATAGCTCCAGGGGCTTGAACACTTTTGGAAATAACTCTAAGCTCCACATTTGCAACAGAGTTTGCAAAGGTGTGAATACACTTTAatacaactaaatattttgtgccTATATGCAGTTTAGATTAGCTTGAATATGTAGATTGAACAGTTCAAAACAGCACTtgctactttatttttataaatgaaacaatagTAAGGTTATCAACATGGGATTCATTCAATGTGAATTTTACTGCTATTAAACCATCGAAAGACTGCCGCCTCAAGATGGCGCCAGAGGAAAACTAAACTGATTCAGGGCATGCCAAGTATTCAAATTCAATGTCTGCATCATTGagacataaaatataattttacttcatttaaatttaattaagtGTATATATTAAATACCTTTAAGACAtagaatgtattttttatttttcttcattatttcatAGAAATATGCTATAAAAAGCAAATATCGCCAGAACCAAAGCCCATCACTGGGCTGGAAACGTTTTCGAAAGATGCTTTGACGGGTAACACATTGTCCTGTTCTAATTTCCatatgaagaaaaacaagcagacaCTGTGCAACCATATATGCAGTTCTCTTTAACTTCCTCAAGTATTGGGATGACTAATGCTCAACACTGCTGAGCTTAtggtgttttatttagaaaagctTTTAACACAGCTGTAGTCTGTGACCTACTTCCAGACAGACAGGGTTGGAAATGAGAAGGGGGAAGCTTACAGAGCCGCCTCACGGGAGTAGATCTGCACAAAAAGCAAATGTTAAGGAGGCAAGAAAAACTACTGCTATCTAGATaaacaggaaagaagaaaaaatgacagACAGTAGAAAGCGCAATCCTTCTTCAAATATGTGTGTTGGGCACCACAGTACTGGATTTCAAACAATGGTTTGTGCACTAGGTGGATGAGACAAGTATTAGAAATGTACTATTTCACCTGTGCTTCACCTCATATTCAGATTACATGCTAAGTGCAAACTGACATCAACAGAAGATTAATATGGCATGAATGTGAAAACTCTTACCAGCCAAGGTTGTTAAAGGTCTTACCTGTAACCcttccatttgtgttttatatttttggctGTTTGCTTTATATGTTTCAAACACTATCCAGTGTGTTTCTTTTATCGTCATACTTCACTTATAGAATGTCTTGTATTCCATTTGTAAATTATAATGCACGGTGATcatgttataataataataatgtaatttaataCAATGGACAAACTGTGGTCCACGTTGGTAAAGAGGCTGTTGTGCTCAGCATATCTCCAAATGTGTGAACTGATGGTTGTCATCTGATGGTTCATGCGTGGCTTTGTACCTGCTAATTAGTTGTAGCGCCATCTGTTACTTCAATATACAGCATGTAACTGTTGGCAGATTCCACTCTGTGTTAAAacttaaattacaattttaatgtGAACATTTCTGTAGAGCAACACATCTGATcatgtttatgtttgaaaacagcaaaaatctAGCAGCAGGACTTGAATAGACTTTAATAATTTTGATTAGATTATACATATGCCGTAACCAAATTTGCTTCACAAAAGTTGTCTACACAGAGATGAGTTGTTAATGTAAGTGCAGCAGGAAATATGTTTATGCTAACTAGCAACAGTTACTGCTATCTCATTAGCAACAAAGCAGGCAGAAAATATGAAAGGGCATGTAAttcactttttccttttcactATGTTCTGTTCAGGCTTGTTGATCATGATAGATTAATTTTCATATGtgaagaaatgcataaaaacgcAAGAGAAAAATGGAGCTTCAGACAACTGAGAATGTGAAAGTCTGGAGACAGATCAGTAGCTTGGAGGTCGAACAAAAGTCACTTCAAGCCAATGCTACATGCCAGTGCACATGTGGTGGTTGAATGGGAAGTCAAAATGCTGAACTCACAGAGCTCAAACACTGGGAAAAGTCACTGATCTAAATATGTGAAGAAAACACGGCAAGATTAAAGTTTGGAAAgagcagttatttttttatgtaatgaaaaccactgtatttttttcacctgaaaacatttatacttgtaaataatatttgtaGTCACCTTGATGGTCTGACTGCTGACTCCACCAAGAGCTATCCAGCTATCCATGGTGTAAACCTTCTGTTTCTCCTCACCTCTACTTTCAGTTGTTCTTTCCCCAGAAGACAAGACATCCTGTTATTTTGTAACTTCAAGCAGGACAGTCAAAATAGtcaaaaatgactatttttggTGAGTGAGAAGGAGTTcacccttttttaaaaaaaaacaaactcctccacaatttttggaaaatgctCTTATGCTCAGAATAGTCATACTCATTTCAAAAAGGAATTGATTACCAATAAGCAGACATACAACAGTTTGATGTATTCCAGTTAAACATGTGTTTTTGTTActaaaaacaatcagttttcTGTTTACATTGACAAGCATTCCCGCACTGCACTGTCATCAATATTTGGCATCCACTTTCAATTTTAGAGAGCCATGGCTCCAGAGACTCTTTGtgagtgaaaaaaacaactcattccTTCTTTGAAAATGACTCATCCCCTTTAAAACTGTTACAAAGGCAAGTTATGATATTTAGGTATTATGATATTTGCcctttaataataatatgtcttttaaaaaat
Coding sequences within:
- the rnaseh2a gene encoding ribonuclease H2 subunit A; protein product: MRASPPPVQVVAVICLKIQNRRGKAAVEVKRRAAQPLSEQSAAMDLKQFEAENSGSCRLASRIPDVCMTEDCCLGVDEAGRGPVLGPMVYGICFCPVSKKEELKDLKVADSKTLNEAERENLFQKLDEAQSYVGWALQILSPNMISTSMLQRTKYNLNALSHDTAICLIQYALDSGVQLKEVYVDTVGPAEKYEKKLSQLFPGIQVTVRPKADSLFPVVSAASICAKVARDRVVKGWNFAEDLGEIDTDYGSGYPNDPKTKEWLLKYLDPVFGYPQFVRFSWSTAQTLMDSKAAPVHWDDDEEDGEKAAQRQNNRSMLSYFSASAEGDRAQQTHRFFSERRLKSLKSL